In Cicer arietinum cultivar CDC Frontier isolate Library 1 chromosome 1, Cicar.CDCFrontier_v2.0, whole genome shotgun sequence, one DNA window encodes the following:
- the LOC101507453 gene encoding actin-related protein 6: MSTSTQVVVLDNGGGLIKAGFGGERDPSAIVPNCLYRPQSSKKWLHPNPLNTTTAEQDLTSAAVRRPLDRGYLINPDLQREIWSHLFTSILRINPSQSSLLVTEPLFTLPSIQHSLDELVFEDFNFTSLYVAHSPSLVHLYETSRRPNGLLSKAQCSLVVDFGFSFTHASPVFQNFTLNYAAKRIDLGGKALTNYLKELISFRSINVMDETFIIDDVKENICFVSLDVDHHLNIARKRGKDNVLRCTYVLPDGVTYTKGFVKYPEQANMYLAAHGNAHHGEQIAQQQPQEEEEEEKGNKKNIFDLTKNEFDLTNERFLVPEMIFRPADLGMNQAGLPECIVRAVNACHPHLHPVLYESIILTGGSTLFPHFAERLEKELRPLVPDGYHVKITTQEDPLLGVWRGGSLLASSPDFDAMCVTKAEYEELGSARCRKRFFN, encoded by the exons ATGTCAACGAGCACCCAAGTGGTGGTTCTGGACAACGGCGGAGGTCTGATCAAGGCAGGATTCGGCGGAGAACGCGACCCATCCGCCATTGTCCCTAACTGCCTCTACCGACCTCAATCCTCCAAAAAATGGCTCCACCCAAATCCCTTAAACACCACGACCGCCGAACAAGACCTAACCTCCGCCGCAGTCCGACGTCCTTTGGATCGTGGTTACCTAATAAACCCTGACCTCCAGCGCGAAATCTGGTCCCACCTCTTCACCTCTATTCTTCGCATAAACCCATCTCAATCCTCACTCCTCGTCACTGAACCCCTCTTTACTCTCCCTTCCATCCAACACTCTCTTGACGAACTTGTCTTCGAAGACTTCAACTTCACCTCTCTCTACGTTGCTCACTCTCCTTCCCTTGTTCACCTCTACGAGACCAGTCGCAGGCCCAATGGGCTTCTCTCTAAAGCCCAGTGTAGTCTTGTTGTCGATTTTGGTTTCTCCTTTACACACGCCTCCCCTGTCTTCCAAAACTTCACCCTCAACTACGCTGCTAAGAGGATTGATTTAGGTGGTAAGGCCCTCACAAATTACCTGAAGGAACTTATTTCCTTTCGTTCCATTAACGTTATGGATGAAACTTTCATCATCGATGATGTTAAGGAGAATATCTGCTTTGTTTCCCTCGATGTTGATCACCATCTTAACATTGCTAGGAAGAGGGGAAAAGATAATGTATTGAGGTGCACATATGTGCTTCCTGATGGTGTCACCTACACAAAGGGGTTTGTTAAATATCCAGAACAAGCAAACATGTATCTTGCCGCTCATGGTAATGCCCACCACGGGGAGCAAATTGCCCAACAACAACCCCAGGAAGAGGAGGAAGAGGAAAAGGGCAATAAGAAGAACATATTTGATTTGacaaaaaat GAATTTGACTTGACAAATGAACGCTTTCTTGTCCCTGAGATGATCTTCCGGCCAGCTGATTTGG GAATGAACCAGGCTGGTCTACCAGAATGTATTGTACGAGCAGTTAATGCATGCCACCCACATCTCCACCCCGTACTCTATGAAAG CATCATTTTAACTGGTGGAAGCACCTTGTTTCCTCACTTTGCCGAGAGACT AGAAAAGGAGCTTCGGCCTCTAGTTCCTGATGGCTATCATGTGAAGATAACTACACAAGAAGA CCCCCTACTAGGTGT